tcttaTATATACAAACATATGTATCTTTTTCTCGTCATGGGAGCGAGGAGGGAATGGATGTGACCTGAGTGATCAGTTACCCTATATCATTGTAGCAGCGATGTAAACCTCTCCTGATTATAATTATAGTAGGACAGTCGCATTCGCTTCCATCCGTCAAAGCCCAAATCATTTTGGATAAATGCGTGAATAATTGCATTGAtgattttgctttttctttgtccAGAGAGCGAAAATCAAACtttggaaaatgaaattcaagaactgaaaaagaaaagcaaagattaTCAAGGAGAAAGTCAACCACAGCAGGAAGACTTGCACATGTTTCCACAGAAGCTTGAGCTAGAGAACAAGggacaacaagaaaaaaatggacAATTTCAATGGAAGTCTAAAGAACCAGAGGACAAGGTTACCAACAGAACGTCGGAGTTGAAAGAACTACTTGCCGAAATAATTCAACAACACAGAGGTGAATAATTGGCACGCCAAAAACGTACTTGTCAACTGCCTACGACTGTAAGGTGTTGTTTTGTCTGTCTTTAGTTGCTATGAGATGCATGAGTACTACTGGGCTAATTCCCAAGCCTGAGAGGGAGGAGGGAGGAGGGGAGTGtgtctttttttcccttctctCCCTTCCTTAAGTTGACCTTTCGCCCTCGTTCTCATACCACCAAAACACCGCCTTTCTTTCCTTTACTTTCTTCCCTTTTTTcacttccttttctttcttgctcCAGAAGCAATACGATTTCGTATTTGAACCTACAGATGTAATTCATTTTGTGGTATTTTCAATTTAGCAGATGCGTCTTGTTCTCATTGCGTAATCCTAAGAAACGAGAGGGACTCTACGATAACAGAAATTCAGACTTGGCGagaagaaattcaaaaactgGATGAAGGAATTACAAAAATACTCAAATATTGTCAAGCAAACACCCAAACACCACATAAATTGCATCAAAGTCCACAAGAAAAACCCGGAAACTTGTCACATGAGCATAAGGCAGTAAACAAGAAACACCAAGAAGAGATAAAAGATCtccaaaagaaaactaaaaagcTAGAAGACCTGGAGAAATCTAAACACAAACTAGAAAAAGATTTTCAGAAAAGTcagaaagatttagaaaaacTTAAAGAGGATCTTGCCTGCGAGAATAAGAGGGTCAAAGAATATCAACAAAAATTTGAAGAAGAGAGTAAGGCTAAATATGACTTGCTTCaacaaaagttgaaaaattaTGAAACGCGCATGAATGAGGAGAACAGTAGCCTTCAAGAGAAGCTAAAAGAAGAGATATCAAAGTCGGACAATTTGAAGAAGGAAGTACACAGACTAAGATTAACACCGAAGGAAATGCAAGGACGTAAGTGGTTTTTACCAGTTGTTACCTCACTGTAGGCCTAGATTCAAAAACCTGGATTTCGCTTTAGATTTTTAGTTCATGTCCAAAATACAGCATTAGATTCCATTGAAAGAGAAAGTTTGTTCGTAAAAGTCAGTAACTGGAATTCGGAGCGTCATCTATTTACTGAAGTCTACTTGTGAAAAAGAAGGAGAACTCTACCCAATTTAAGGCAAAGGGGGATAGAAATGTTTTCCAATGGAGTCCATTGAAGACGGGTCCAGAATTGCCATTCTTCatcttattttatttcttttcgtACAAATTATCATTGCCATTGTAGCAGCAATTTAAACTTCTCTTGCTTGTAATCGCAGGGAAGCCTTCGCCCCCTCTCAGCTCACAACCCAAAGCATTTGGGATAATTGCTCttttatgtttttctttgtccaaATGAAACAGGGATTTATAGCTACAAAGAAGATTTTGATAAACGAGGCGTTGTTTATCACTTAGCAACGATTTATGGGAAAACTTCTCAAGTAAACCCGTCCTCAACACAGATAGTCGTCACCAGATCTTCAGATAGAGAAGGGCATGCAGAGGATCTACTAAAAGATCAAGTGAAAAGTGGAACCATCAGTGGAACCAAAGACAAGGAAGGCTCAAGCTGGTGTGTGGACCTAACAGAGAAGTACGTGCTGTATTTAACACACTACACTTTGCGGCATGGGCGTGAAAGAAGCATGTCAGTACTCCTCAACTGGCGGCTGGAAGGCTCGCTTGATGGGCGTACATGGACAACGCTGAAAAACCATGAGGATGATCACGGGCTCAAAAAAGATCGCCCCTATTGCACATGCACGTGGGCGATCGATGGAGACTCAAACGCCTTTCGCTACTTCAGAATTTTTCAGACGGGAAAGAACTCTTCGGGTAGGTTTGGCATCTTTCTATCTGGAATCGAACTATATGGAGTGCTCATTGAAAAAAGCAGTTAAATTCGCAGAAATCTACGAGTGAGGAAATCTTTTGGACGCGGCCTAGTAAAGACGCTGGAATTGAATGCAGATGTCCCGGGTACAAATTCCACTTTTGCCTGCCCAACAAGCGTTCAAGGGGCTGTTAAGCCACCTCAAATCATAGTATTCCCCATTTTTGTGTTCCAATGACTTGTATCTCTGCTCATACGTGTAAGTACCACATGTAAAgaaaaatttcatatatatattccGTTTACCGCCAAGCTGATACAAGCATTGTAGCTCGCATAAATCctattataaaatagccacgtttaaacaagcactgtgattggtcaaaccaagttcattataactccacaatgcacgcagcctacgtcacacgcgtgcattataacTCAACATATGCACACACCCTACGTCAACAGTGAGTTTATTCTTTGCGAAATCttacaaaatttcacggcgaaatgtttagcggcaTGTTCAACTCCAGCACAATATATttggtgcagataaatttgaatcagCTTCAAGATGCAAAAAcgtaaactgtttgaactttaagaaattctttcaactttgtgtttcgcttttagagatgatttcgattcttgtcgattctttTAGATTCTTGTTCTTGGTTGTTATCcacattttgaaccaatagaatttaagcttgtacatgtaaagagaaaatgaatgttgatcaattaaaattcgcgctcatttttgttgtctgacgaattcttgtcccttcgtggtcgtgtttattttataaaagaaataaaaaacgcgccgaatgcattgttgagttatataagcacgcggaaATTTtgaagaacacgagagaagtgcagagaagcacgagccgaagaagtgcgagaagcactcgccttcggctcgtgcttctctgcacttctctcgtgttcttaaaaatttccgcgtgcttatataactcaacaatgcattcggcgcgttttttatttctttaatctAACACGTTGACAGTTCTTACTGAATGTTTCTTTAGACGCTTGCGGGCAAATGCAAAAAAAGGGTGAAGGAATAGCCAGTTGGTGAGATTCTTCTGCAAAAAAGTTACTGtcagtacagtcgaacctcgattatccggattgtTCGATTACGGGACATGATTTTCTGGTCCCAGtttgtcatgaatattaattagactttttccttcaaattatgTGATGAAACTCCGGGGCGGACTGAATTTGTTTCGCTTCAAAGCACAAATCTGGACGTGTTTCGGTATTGTTAGCGAAGtggtgcaaaattcacaaagttTATATTCGTTCACATTCAAtgctttatttattattcacgaatatatttattcacattcaacAACTAAGTTCTTATTCAAGAAATATATTTATTCGTATTTAACAACATATTTCTTATTCACGAAAATATTTACTCACATTTACGGATGTATATATTCATATTCAACGGTTTATATTCGTTCACATTCACAATCAAAATATTGGTTCAACACGGTGCAATATTCATTCAACATTTTCTGCGCACCACCTTTGCGCATCATTAGGTCCCAGCTCTCGCTCTTTTCTGAACACAAAATGGCGGATGAAGGAAGGCCTAGTAGGGTGGAAGTGTTGCACTGGCAAGATCTTTTTTCTGCAGCTCTCGATCTCCTAGAACAGTGAGTACGGGAATTGTACACTGCGGAAGTAGGAGTGAGAGGGAACATTCAAATAAGGCTAGAGTATCTTATAGTGGCTCTCCAGCAAGTTCTGCCTTTCGTCGAGAGATtgaaagaatgttgacagaccaaACACAATTCCCACTTCTCGTGATGGTGTTGTACCTTGACCCTTagagttttgctctcacaagtaTATCTTTTAAGGATTTCCCCTTTCTGTAGGATATGAAAGGGGGTTCCTTGTATATTTCCCTGAGTAAGGGTTGGTTCTCAATCCAATGCAATTATCCCATGAATAATCTCTTGAGATCAGGCACTGATGGGTGATATTGCGTCACAAAGGGAAGTGGTTTATTTTGCGTCTTTTGTCTCTGTTGTAGAGCCGACTCCCTTTCTGTTAATTTCACTTCGGAGAGGCTATGATCAACCAGATGCCTGGGATAGCCTCTCATACGCAAACGGACTCTGAAATGTTTTCCTCAAATGGCGTTTTTGAGGAGTTTGTCCTGAGTAGTCTCAGGGCTTCGCCTTTGATAAAGCCTTTACTGACCCCTGGTGGGTGGCAGGAAGAATAATGCGTATATTGAATGTCTCAGTCGGTTTGAAGTGTGAGGAAAATGGGAGGGCTCGCTGGGAGCTGGGACCTAATGATGTGCAAAGAGGGTGCGCAAAAATGTTGAATGAATATTGCACCGTGTTGAACCAATATTTCGATTGTGAATGTGAACGAATATAAACCGTTGAATGTGAACATATACATCCGTAAATGTGAGTAAATATTTTCGTGAATAAGAAATATGTTGTTAAATACGAATTAATATATTTCTTGAATAAGAACTTAGTTgttgaatgtgaataaatatattcgtgaataataaataaagcaTTGAATTTGAAAGAATATAaactttgtgaattttgcaccatttcgctAACCATAGTTTCGTGCTCACACGCGTCATGCAGTGCATTTATTTGTAAATAATGCATTTTAAATGCCTTTTATCATGCAAATTTCAATAGTCATATCGGAAGGAAAGAAGTTCCATTGCATTTGTGCAAGGAGCCGCCGGTTGCAAACGAAATGTAATTCCTGGGTTAAGGCAAGATTGGTATGGGATTTGCAAACTTTACTTACTTTTTAAAAGGAATCCTACATTTTTTTTAGATTACCAAGTACAGAGTATGGTTGTTATCAACTTGTAATGACCTATAAGTTTTGTTTCGACTCCAAGTGTCAAGTTCGAAATAAACTGGCAAAGTGAACTAACCGATTCCACTAGCTAATTAGGATATTCAGTGAAATGATGACTAGTTAAGAACATCTCCCGGGTTTAATCAACGTTCACTTCCAACAAGGCCGAATATTATTAGATAGAAAAACTACAAAGGTTGGATCGGCATGCATCACCATAAAATACATATTGTGATTTATGCTACGCTGCGTTGGTGTCATTTAGTGCAACAAAGTGTCTCTTTTTAAATTCCTGTTATGCTGACTGAACACGCTTGTGGTCACTGATTCATGGTAAGTGTTGGTGTGAGTGATGTCTACACAACAATAAACTAGTGTTTGTGCTAAACCATTCCCTtggttcttttcttttaatcttAACAGTTTTTGTCATCGCTTCTTTATCCCGGAAATCAAAACTTTACCCGTTTACCCGTAACCTCGTTGTCCCGTCCGTATTGGGTCTCCGTGTATGAATCAGCCGATCAGGTCATTTGTCGCTCTGGTTTCTCCAAATGCCACAAGACTGACGCAATATGctgttcaattttcaacaaatagcggctcatgaaaaaaaaaagaccaaaaacTATAAAACACAGGGGTAATGACAATCCTAATCACGaagaaaattaaattgaattgTAACATTCAGGAAAGGAAAAACTCAGCTACCCATGAAGAGTAGTGAAGAGTGTTGTCACTTTGTCATGGCAACCGATGACAATGaacttaaacaaaataataaagcaaTGCTGGCTGGACGGCCTTGAGGATTTCGTgtgtattttacgatatttctTTAGACACGGCCTAACTTAATCACGGAGTAGTGTGAATGATTTGCcgttacaattttttggtttttcaagaGAGCTGTGTAgttataaaattataaaatgcCCGCAGGTATAATTACACTAGCACCATTAACCTGATAAATGAGGTTATTTGCAATCGCTATAATCTTCACCGATGTCTTTGCCTTCGATTATTCGTCCAGTGTCATCTCGATCATTCTGTATGCGGACGATCACGAGATGTGTGTTTGAGTTCTAATGAGTGATATCCATGTCGTTAGGTCGTTTCTACTGGCTTCTTTATTGATCGGAAAAACAACACCTTAACTCTTATCAATTTATCACGCTATTCGTGCCCACAGGCACAGCTAAATGCAAACATAACGAAACATTTCCATCTGTCGGCGTTAAGCAACGGATCAACTATTCTTACAAACGTCCAGCGAGACTCATCAAAACAGAGGTTAGTGCCTAATTTCATCATAATATTCAAATGAAGTCTGGTTTTTGAACCTCACTTTCGCCATTGAGCCTTGTTAGTCTATGCAGGAACAGGAACTTCTTTCTCCTCTTGGATGACTTTAATTTCCTGCATGCGAAAAATTTTATGTTTCATATGGCAGTAAATCAAAGCTTTGTTTTTGGGAAATCCATTcgaaaaactttttttatagTGTAAAAAATAATCAAGTTCTACCATACACTGATATTTCCATGGTCGTGCCCTGAAGAAAGGATGAAATAGTTCAATCTAGACCAAAGACCTTTCATGCTTTAGTTCACAACCGACTATTCGGCTTGAAAAAGCAAAACTTGCATGTAAAAGGTTGAGGCTCGAAAAATACTGAAGCAAAACCTCCCAAAAGCTGATGTTATGGATCATTTACCTTAAACTAAAGTCGAAGGGAACTTGGCGAATGCAGTGACTTGTAAATAAAAAAGTCTAGGCCGCATAAATGGAGAACAAAATGACCATCAGTTCTTTCTTAAACTATACCTATACCTCAACCCCACTGCCGTGTGCGAAACTAGCATGACAACAAATTGTCTGAAAGTCAAGGGGtttatcatcagttttttttcacagttcaaGAGTCTTAAATCAACAAGGCAAGGATTGTGCAAATGTGGAGGCTTGCTCCTAACCAAATCCTAAAATACCTCACCCGATTTCTCTGATCAGGAAGGGTTTTATTTGTCACTGGCCTGGAAAGACTGGTCTGAGTTTATTGCGAGATGGAACAAAAGCACCGCACCATATTGCAGCATCATTGGTCCAATATCTGTGATAACGTGGAACCCAAGAATATATTGTCAAAATTTGTCACAGTTTTGAGAGAAACCGACAAGAAGGAAATCACGAAACAATCTACAAAACAGGAAAGATGTGACAAGCTGTTAGGTATCTTAATCAGAAGAGGAGAGAATGCTTTTGATGCATTCGTGAATTCTTTAGATGAAGAGGCACCCAATCTTGCGTCGGAGTTAATTGAAGCAGGTAATAAGAAGGAACCTAATTCAATCGTCGGCTCTCAGTGATCGAATTAGGTGTAATTTTTAACACTAAAGCAAATTTCCTGGAATAAAGTTGGTTGACCAACGGCATTTTCGCCATAAATTTCCCCCTTAATTTTTCAACTATTagctttatcattttctatCCTCCAAAATGAAGTGGCTGTTCAATCCCCGGGGAAAGGGCAACTTGGTGTTTTCCCGGAAGGAGAGGGTAGGGGAGGAGAGAGTGATGAATTTCTTATAAAGAAAAGTCGATTTGAGCAAGTCTCTTGCGCTCTGCAGGAAAGGAGGCTCGGTTTATAACAAACGATTTCACAGACGGATTTGACAATCCAGCTCTTCCACAATAACATGTTCGTACATAAGCTGTCTGTCTCCTCCTCAACGgtgtttgctgttgtttctttcACTGCCATTATTTTAAAGAACTTCGTATCATgtcactgttgttgttttgacCTTTACTTGAATTGAAATAAGTATTATCGATGAAATAAGTAGAGTTGCGCGCAGCAATGTCCATCACTCAACCATCTCATGCAGGGATAGATTTcgagaaaattattattagttgtAAAGTTTATTACATCGTTATAAAATGAGCTGTTTAACGACTCACGATCAATAATCTACAATTATAACTATACTTGTAGTTTAATATTCTTGGAAAATGCGAACTTAGTTTTAACATTTTTCCACAGTGACAAGATTAGAGAAAAAACTCAAAGACGCCAGAACGCAGAGCGCGAAACTTATAAGAACAATTCGCGGTGAATCGAAAACAGAGgaagacgaagaggaagaaGATCAAAGAAAGATTTCAAAGGATCCTAAAGAAATGAGAAGCCCGCATGGAACCTTTAAAACCGAAAATCAAGAACACAGCGGGAGTATTCAGGAACACGGACGTCACGGTGAATAATCTTTTTAGCATATTCCTCACGCGATGAATAACTAGCGGACCAAACATCTTACTTGTCAACTAACCACGACTGTGAGAAGCTATTTTGTCTGTCTTTGGTTGTTAGAAGATGAATATTACTGGCCTACCCCCGAGCGAGAGAGGTAGAGGGTCGCGGGAAAATTTTaccctttcttttccttccgCTAACCCTCCTATTTTGCTCTCACACCATTTCACAAGTCGCCAAAACACtttcttcctttcctttcttcagggttcactttcttttttcttctatcTTCTTCGCGAGCAGCATAGGTACCTGCCTAATGCACGCATATCTAATTGATAGTGATTTCAATTTCACAGAAGAATCTTGCTCTCGTTGCGAGGGCTTTAGAAATGAGAGAGTTTCTGCGAGAAGAAAAAATCAAACTctggaaaaagaaattcaagtgttaaaaaagaaaagcagaatTCATTCTGCGTATTTTCatatacctagactttcactcaaCAAAGCCAGCACCGTGATTAGTTGATTCAAGGTCACGtacctgatcaaattcaaatgtatcccagCCGGGATAGAATTGCATAGTCGTTGCCCACGCCCAATAAAACAGCACGTGATCAGTGCAtgcatgactaaattaaaaatggcgtGATCTTCAGCACATGCTCACGTCAACAGGATTGACGAGTTGTGCcgtctttctttgtttgttttagctATAAGATTTTTTTATGGAAAggctaaatatataacaaactCGGAAAACTACTTAGCTTTGTTTTCCCTCGAGTCCGGATGTTTCtttcgacttcgtctcgggaaacagcCAGGGCCAGTTGTTCAAGCCCGATTAAGGTAATCCCGGATtagaggaaattttaattgttattttatttaattaccgtttataaaggaggatttttcataaGCCGAGACTAAGGTTtaaataaggttataaatttgtaatttataaccttattgggccacaacttTGTTACGAACCCTCCTTTAGCGGAAAATAAATAGCAAGAAAATTTAACGCTAAGCTCTAGCGGGCTTTGAACGAAAGGGCccaggactctcgggaaaacaaaaccaactgtTTTCCTCGGGACCAGACATTAAGTGCGtttaatgttttcaatttaacaGATGAATCATGCTGGCGTTGCGAGGGCTTAAGAAACGAGAGAGATTCCGCGAGAAGAGAAAATCAAGCTTTGaacagaaaaattaaagaattgaaCAATATGATCACGAGGAACAGCGAATATCATCAAGAAGAAAACCAAGTGCTGCAGAACAGTTTGGAAAGAGTTAagtcagaaaaagaaaacttgcaaCGTTTATACGAGAATCTCGAGGCAGAAAAGAAGGATCAAGAACAAATAATAAGGCAACTCACAAGTGAGAATAAAGAACTAAAGCAAGAGGTTACCAAGAAAACGTCGGAGATTGGTAAAATATTGGCTCGTGAGCAGAAGAAGAATAAGAAGTTGAAAGATAGTCGGGATAAATTTCAAGCAGAAATTGAGGCTAAAGATGTCGAGCTTCAGAAGATGAGAGAGGAGAACAAACGCCTTCACGAGGAGAGCAATGCAGAGAAACCAAAATGTGACGATCATCCAAGAGAAGAAGTTGGAAGATTGTGGCAAATGCCATGGCCAGGACGTAAGTGCTTTAGTTGTGTCATTGTAAGCTTCATTGTAGGGCTATATACAAAATATggattttgttttggatttttagATCTTCAAAAAATGATCGTATACAAACATATTTATCTTTTCTGTTGTCGTTTGGACCTCAGAAAGGAAACGGAAGGGAGGAGGGAATAGAGATGACTTCAGTGATCAGGCAGCCTTTATAATTGTTTTAGCTATGTAAACCACTGCTGATTGCGATGGTAGGACAATCATTCGGTTCCATCCTTCAAACCCCAAAGCATTTTATATAAATGCCTGAATAATTGCATTGACGTGTTTGTTCGTTTTTTCTTTGTCCAATTGAATCAGGTGTTCATAACTATGAAAAAGATTTTGATACAAATGGAGTTGTCTACGCCTTAATAAGAAATTCCGGGAGCTCAAATTCTATCCAAACAAGCATAACCGCGACCAGATCGTCTGATGAAGAAGGAAAGGCGATAGATATCCTAGAAAATCGAGTGGACAGAGAAATCGTCTGTGGGACAATGGCCGAGAGAGAATCATGGTGGTGTGTGGACCTAACAGAGAACTATGCCCTGTACTTAACACACTACACACTAAGGCATGGCCACAAGGCGAGCTTCTCATACCTTCTCAACTGGCGGCTAGAAGGGTCGCATGACGGGCAAACCTGGGAAACGCTGAGAACGCATGAAAATGATCGCGGGCTCAAAGGGAAAGACCCCTATCGCACATGCACGTGGGCGATCAGTGGAAAAAGGCCTTCCGAAATCGTGGGCGATCGGTGGAAAAAAGCCTTTCGTTACTTCAGGATTTTTCAGACGGGCAAGCACTCTTATGGTGGATTTGGCATCTTTCTATCTGGAATCGAACTGTATGGTGTTCTTGTTAAAATAGGCAGATAGCGTTACAGGTTTGTTACATAATACTCATAATTTTAATGTTgctgatcttcgcagttatgttaTGCTACCTAAGCAGTAGCGTATGAAAGGCTTGACAATTTTAGGCCTGAACGGTGCAGTGTACTTTCGATCGTGACGGCCTCGGATTTGTAGAACTGTCCGCTTCTGATGGTAAAACCATGATTATCAAACGACATAAAAATCAAGTCACTTGCTGCCTATAACAGGGGATCGTCATTGACGAAAGACGTTCAATATTTAATAGGAACTTTTACCACAAAACTCATCCATTATGTGACAAAACCCCTTGAGAACGGTGAGCATGCGCAGTTTGACACTCTGCAAGTTAACCTCTGTTAAAATAAACTGTTTTGCTCATATTGCGTATATTGATTCTTTTACAGATTACCATCGGCGCATATTTGCGTGTGTTGGGTTTATTGCGCTGCGTTGCGTTGAGCATTTCACAACAAGCCAATGTTACAGACCTTCAGAAATCTACGAACGTAGCCTGGTAGTCAAGGGGCTGGATTTGAATGCATATGTTGATTGTAGAAACTCACTTATGACGGCACAGCAAGCCTTCAAGGGGGCGCTTGTTAGAGTTTGTGGCAAAACGAGCGAGACACGGCCGATATCACCCCTGCATCCATCATGTGTTATAGTTCTTCCAAAATTTAGAGAAAACGAAAAAGGGACTGAGCCACTGCAACCCACAGCAAACCCCCTTTTTAGCGTTTCGTTAGCTTGGATCACTCCTCGCACGAGTATGTAGCAAgtgagagaaaaaaatttttaatcTAAATTACAAATGGTCTAGAAGccaacatttctctccctcactgcttGTCCGAGGGAC
The nucleotide sequence above comes from Acropora muricata isolate sample 2 chromosome 12, ASM3666990v1, whole genome shotgun sequence. Encoded proteins:
- the LOC136893146 gene encoding myosin heavy chain, clone 203-like isoform X2 translates to MEEKHHTILRLYWSNIRNNLEPNNILPKLVLVLTETDEEEIKKQSTRQERCDKLLKILPTRGEDAFNVFVNALVKEAPHLAKTLTEADMEPKDEIIIARKQSAKLRGEIRKLNTLLEAEIENHEKTLRELKELKSLHGKGKKGKEEEITPDGLQKKETRKEVDQRRLRKMPGQSENQTLENEIQELKKKSKDYQGESQPQQEDLHMFPQKLELENKGQQEKNGQFQWKSKEPEDKVTNRTSELKELLAEIIQQHRDASCSHCVILRNERDSTITEIQTWREEIQKLDEGITKILKYCQANTQTPHKLHQSPQEKPGNLSHEHKAVNKKHQEEIKDLQKKTKKLEDLEKSKHKLEKDFQKSQKDLEKLKEDLACENKRVKEYQQKFEEESKAKYDLLQQKLKNYETRMNEENSSLQEKLKEEISKSDNLKKEVHRLRLTPKEMQGRIYSYKEDFDKRGVVYHLATIYGKTSQVNPSSTQIVVTRSSDREGHAEDLLKDQVKSGTISGTKDKEGSSWCVDLTEKYVLYLTHYTLRHGRERSMSVLLNWRLEGSLDGRTWTTLKNHEDDHGLKKDRPYCTCTWAIDGDSNAFRYFRIFQTGKNSSGRFGIFLSGIELYGVLIEKSS
- the LOC136893146 gene encoding myosin heavy chain, clone 203-like isoform X1 translates to MEEKHHTILRLYWSNIRNNLEPNNILPKLVLVLTETDEEEIKKQSTRQERCDKLLKILPTRGEDAFNVFVNALVKEAPHLAKTLTEADMEPKDEIIIARKQSAKLRGEIRKLNTLLEAEIENHEKTLRELKELKSLHGKGKKGKEEEITPDGLQKKETRKEVDQRRLRKMPGQSENQTLENEIQELKKKSKDYQGESQPQQEDLHMFPQKLELENKGQQEKNGQFQWKSKEPEDKVTNRTSELKELLAEIIQQHRADASCSHCVILRNERDSTITEIQTWREEIQKLDEGITKILKYCQANTQTPHKLHQSPQEKPGNLSHEHKAVNKKHQEEIKDLQKKTKKLEDLEKSKHKLEKDFQKSQKDLEKLKEDLACENKRVKEYQQKFEEESKAKYDLLQQKLKNYETRMNEENSSLQEKLKEEISKSDNLKKEVHRLRLTPKEMQGRIYSYKEDFDKRGVVYHLATIYGKTSQVNPSSTQIVVTRSSDREGHAEDLLKDQVKSGTISGTKDKEGSSWCVDLTEKYVLYLTHYTLRHGRERSMSVLLNWRLEGSLDGRTWTTLKNHEDDHGLKKDRPYCTCTWAIDGDSNAFRYFRIFQTGKNSSGRFGIFLSGIELYGVLIEKSS
- the LOC136891697 gene encoding uncharacterized protein; this translates as MEQKHRTILQHHWSNICDNVEPKNILSKFVTVLRETDKKEITKQSTKQERCDKLLGILIRRGENAFDAFVNSLDEEAPNLASELIEAVTRLEKKLKDARTQSAKLIRTIRGESKTEEDEEEEDQRKISKDPKEMRSPHGTFKTENQEHSGSIQEHGRHDESCWRCEGLRNERDSARRENQALNRKIKELNNMITRNSEYHQEENQVLQNSLERVKSEKENLQRLYENLEAEKKDQEQIIRQLTSENKELKQEVTKKTSEIGKILAREQKKNKKLKDSRDKFQAEIEAKDVELQKMREENKRLHEESNAEKPKCDDHPREEVGRLWQMPWPGRVHNYEKDFDTNGVVYALIRNSGSSNSIQTSITATRSSDEEGKAIDILENRVDREIVCGTMAERESWWCVDLTENYALYLTHYTLRHGHKASFSYLLNWRLEGSHDGQTWETLRTHENDRGLKGKDPYRTCTWAISGKRPSEIVGDRWKKAFRYFRIFQTGKHSYGGFGIFLSGIELYGVLVKIGR